The sequence CCAGGCTCCATGGACGGGCTAGCTCCACCACCGGCGACGGTGGAACTGAAGCTGGAGAAAGTGAGGGACGGTAGGAAGAGAAGAGGGGTGAGGTGGAGCCGTACGCGTTCGTTTCGGTCGCGCATCGCACCGAACGACAGCGAAAAATGGCGTGGACACTGAGCTAACATTAAGATTAGTGCGAATTTAACGGACGGTGGAAACAGCGTTCGGCCTAAAACGTCCAAAATCTGACGTTCGACACTTGTTGTTTCCAAGAAGGGAAATGTCTGCAGCCGGTGCGCCGGCTCAAACTTGCGCCGGACCGCACCCACGCGTCCGTGGGGCCCCGCACCGCTCTGTCCTTTTCTGCTccttatcttcttcctcctccttatcTTCTTCCTTCATTGAGTTTTCTAGCCACAATTCCCCACGGCGCTATCCACCTCTTCCTCTCCTTCCACCTCTCCTCCCCATCGGCGCtgccaacctctccctctccttctgCCTCCCTCGCCATCAGCGTTCTCTACCTCTCCCCCTCCTTCTACCTCAAGCCGCCAGCACTCCCACAAGCGGGCGGAGCTGCGACGACCGTCGAACGGCAACTGCTGCGAAGGTTCAGCACCGGTGTGTCGACCGGTGTTGTGGACAGGAGAAGCCACTGGCGTTGTGGACAGGAGAGCCCACCGGTGGTTCGACTTCGACGACACCCATTGCCTGGACCCGGCTCATGGTGGTGCTGGAACTTGCTCATGACGTGCTGCAATTGCTTGCGGGCCGAGCTAGGAACATGGCGATGCTGGAAGCGAAGTTACTTTTTATGTTGGACTAATTTTACATTTTTGCTACCACCGTTTTTTGGTTTGCTGGAACCAACACTAATTTTTGCTACCATCGACGCTTTGGTTTCGCTAGTACCTGCGCCAATTTTTTGCAATTTGCTACAACAGGTGTTTTGATTTGCTGGAACCAACTACAATTTTTCGCTACAAGTGTCGCTTTCGATTTTGCTGGAAGAACGACCAATTTTACATTTTTGCTACAAATAGTGTTTTGACTTGCTGGAACTAGCTCCAATTTTTGCTACAGCCGCCGATTTCGCTTTTGCTGGAGAACGCCCATTTTTGCATTTTTGCTACAAATGGTGTTTTGACTTGCTGGAACCAGCTCTAATTCTTGCTACAACTGCCGCTTTCGCTATTGCTGGAAGAATGCCCAATTTTGCATTTTTGCTACAAATGGTGTTTTGATTTGTTGGAAGCAGCTTCAATTTTTGCTACCACCGATGTCTCAATTTTTGCTAGAACATCCTTGCACAAAGGGCCTAGTTATGCATTTTTGCTTCCACTGTTTTTGGCTTTGCTGGAATCAACACAAAAATTTGCTACTACCGCTGTTGGCTGCGAGCCATGGTTTTCTACTGATGAGAATTTTTGCTGGAACAATCATTTAGTTGTGCTAGAACCGATATTTTTTGTTGCTTCAACCTAGCACCACCAGGTTTTGTTGCTTAGATTATTTTTGCTGGACATGGCGGGCAAGTCGACAATGGCGGCGAGCCGGAGATGAGGGAACGCCGGGGGGTATTGCAAACCATGGTGACTGCGTGCCATGGAGAGCGGAGGCGGCCATGGCGAGTGGAGGCACGAGCGGCCGGCGAACACGGGTGGCAGGCGTGGTGGCACAGGTGGCAAGCAAGCATGggaagccgacgacaagcgcaggtGGCCGGCGAGCGCGCAGGTGGCCGGCGAGCGTGTGAGATCCAACGTGTGCGCACGACTGCCTTTTTTTCCCGTGTGGGTGTGACTTTTTAAGAGAAAGCAATCTGACGGTGATGAAAGGTTGTATCGGACGTTTGGCAGcggaccggcccaaatttgggccggtgcgCTGGCGCCTAGTGCTCGCCTTCCAAGAAAGAGTCGCTTGTTCATCTCACATCACTCGGCTGGTCTCTGGGCCATCCGTCGGGCCGGGCCACACACGACTACCCTTCACTTCCGCGGGCCCATTCTCCCTCCCCTTTCGGCCCTCACGTATCCGGGCCGGGAGACTACCACTATATATACCGGGCAAGCGATGCCGCCCTAGGGTTCTTccttcacccctgcttccattctCTTCCTCCGGGAGCGCCGCCGCTTGCTCATCTCCCACCTCTCGCCTCGGGAGCCGGAAGCGAAACCCCACGGTGAGCcggacctccccctcctccctcccttctCCCCCGCCCTCCGGTAGCTTCGTCGGCGCCTCGCTTCTCTGTAGTCCGTGCTAGCTGCTGCCtagtcgatcgatcgatcgattccACCGGTTCTAGTCTCCTCGCTAGCTCGATGCGCTTCAGTTCACGTCGCTGGATCTGTCGTCGTTCTTCCGTGTTTATTCATGTTCCCAAGCGCTGTAGATCTACTGCTTTGTCCGCCCTGCTCGCATGTTCCGGGATCGATTTTGTTCTGACGTCTCTAGATGTGCGGTCCCTAGGGTGTTGTTTCCGTCGTGATTCACGTGGATCTGTTGCCCCGGTGTTGGTTTTGGCCATTTTGCTGTGCTGTTCGTTCATGAGGTTTGCTAGAATGCTCGATCTGTAGGGTATTCCCTGCCTATCGTAACCTGGTCGGTGTTATTCTCTGCTCTCATGCTCAGATCGGAGAAAATTGTATCACTGCTTTGCATGTTCAATTTAACTTGAAAGGGAGCTACCGATATTTCATCATCTGTGTGTTTCAGTGTTTTATGTAAGTTTAGTTCAGGCACTCTGCATGAATTTCGGTCTGATCTGATCATTATTTCGTTTGGATGAGTATGTGCGAGTATTTTCTGTGTTTTCCTTGGTATTTGATGGTTGCACCACTTGAGAGTTCCTACTCAATGACGTTCTGTGCCATTGTTTCTAGTGTTTATGTGGGTAGTGCCATGATATTACAGTCGGTGCTTGTGCATAAAACTGTGATTCCCTGATAAATCAGCCTCCATTACATTTACCCAAGTCTTGACTTCGTCTGTAATCATCTTTACACTGTTTTGCCATTTGACATAATCTTCTGGAGAAGTTTTTATCTATGTACCACCCCTTTATAAGCTCCACAGACCTGGAAGTACTTGGGGTTTTAGTTAGTGAATCCATTTCCTGTTTTTGCTTCATAGTTGCTTCAATGCTTTTGCATGTATGCTCTCCATAATATTTCTTTGTTATTGCTGTGTTTTTTTCTCATACTTTGACTGTCAGTTCTCTTAATATTGTTTGGGCTTGCTTTGTTGCTGCCTTCTCATTGCACTTCTATTAGTCCTAATATATTAAATTTAATAAGCTTAGTTGACCATATTATATATTTCAGGGGCTGTTGTTGGAAGTGTTGGTTAAAGTAGTTTTGTAGCAGTGTATGAACCTTGTTGTTGCACACCAATGTTAAGTGCACTTTCGAGTGGACAATTGTGGGTTTAATTACTTGGACATCCATTATTATATTACTGCCAGATTTCATGTATAGTTATTCGAACTGTATTAGCGCTTGATTCTGATAGCTTGCTATTCTTTGAACAGGTACTATAGTCCCGGTGTGACATTCAAAAGCAGTCAAGATGGTGAAGTTCACAGCGGAGGAGCTCCGTGGAATTATGGATAAAAAGAATAATATTCGTAACATGTCTGTTATTGCTCATGTTGACCATGGTATGTGATCGAACAGTGTCAGTTGTCTCTAATTATCATGTTTATACAGTATAATCTTTTGAATTGATGTTTTTGTAGCCTGCTCTTAGTTGTGCCATATTATTTCTAAAACCTGGATCTCTATATTAATAACTGTTTCACTGTTTTAATATAAGTAGTTTCAGTTCTTGCTGTCTCCTGGAGCTTATTCTTACTGCTTTTATGATTGATTTATGCTTTAACAAGCTTAAATGCAACTAGTAGCATATAATCCCATGTCTCAAAATCTCCCCAGTTTGGTGTATGCTCTTGCTAGTTGCTGAATCTATTACAATTTACATGGTTGTACTTAGTAACACAAAAATGCATTTCCTTCTATTAATGTTTGCAATGTCCCACCAGATTTTGTTAACCATGTTACTAAATACCTGGTTTGTCCTCTTTTAATCTTCTTTTAATCATGGTTTGTTTCAATGTACTTTAATGTTGTGCTGTACTCCCTCTGtctgggtttattaggcctctcagcatcacaagcatgtccccttttataaggccccgcattggaaaggtgcatgcatgcaaccatttcattggttgtattgaaagctattgttgttggtgccatggctgaaaagttaatacacttcatgtgtgctttttcattggctgcatgcatgtgagagagtgcattgggagtggaatggaataattaatgtgagcaaattactatgtgtcttgatctaagagaagttgtctttaggcctaataaacccgggcGGAGGGAGTACTTTACATCTCTCAGTGGTTAATATGTTCAAGTGTATATTAATGTATATCCTGTTCAACTGTCAATCTGGATGCGTTTGCACTGTCCTCACACATATTTACATGTTTGCAGGCAAGTCTACGCTTACGGATTCCCTTGTGGCAGCTGCCGGGATTATCGCCCAGGAAGTTGCTGGTGATGTTCGCATGACTGATACCCGTGCAGATGAGGCAGAACGTGGTATTACAATCAAATCCACGGGTATCTCTCTGTTCTATCAGATGACTCCTGAATCACTTGAGATGTACAAGGGTGACAGGGATGGGGACGaatacctgatcaaccttattgaCTCACCTGGTCATGTTGACTTCTCTTCGGAAGTGACAGCTGCTCTTCGTATCACTGATGGTGCTTTGGTGGTGGTTGACTGTATTGAGGGTGTCTGTGTGCAGACCGAAACTGTGCTGCGCCAAGCTCTTGGTGAGAGGATTAGGCCTGTCCTCACCGTGAACAAGATGGACAGATGCTTCCTTGAGCTTCAAGTGGAAGGTGAGGAAGCATACCAGACTTTCTCCCGTGTCATTGAAAATGCCAATGTCATCATGGCAACATATGAAGATGTGCTCCTTGGTGATGTCCAAGTGTACCCGGAGAAAGGGACTGTTGCATTCTCTGCTGGTTTGCATGGGTGGGCTTTCACCCTTACAAACTTTGCTAAGATGTATGCCTCCAAGTTTGGAGTTGATGAGGCGAAGATGATGGAGAGGCTTTGGGGTGAGAATTTCTTTGACCCAGCCACAAAGAAATGGACCTCCAAGAACACTGGGACAGCTACTTGCAAGAGAGGTTTCGTTCAGTTCTGCTACGAGCCAATCAAGCAAATCATCGCCACCTGCATGAATGATCAGAAGGATAAGTTGTGGCCTATGTTGAAGAAGCTGGGTGTGACCATGAAGAATGATGAGAAGGACTTGATGGGCAAGGCTCTCATGAAGCGTGTGATGCAAACTTGGCTGCCTGCCAGTCGTGCTCTGCTTGAGATGATGATATTTCACCTCCCCTCTCCTTCGAAGGCACAGAGGTATCGTGTGGAGAACTTATATGAGGGGCCTCTTGATGATATATATGCAAATGCTATCAGGAACTGTGACCCTGAAGGTCCTCTGATGTTGTATGTCTCCAAGATGATTCCAGCATCTGACAAGGGTAGATTCTTTGCCTTTGGACGTGTTTTTGCTGGGAGGGTTGCAACTGGCATGAAGGTCCGTATCATGGGTCCCAACTTTGTTCCTGGCCAGAAGAAGGATCTGTATGTGAAGAGTGTCCAGCGTACTGTTATCTGGATGGGAAAGAAGCAAGAGTCTGTTGAGGATGTTCCCTGTGGTAACACTGTTGCTTTGGTTGGTTTGGATCAGTTCATCACCAAGAATGCAACCCTGACAAATGAGAAGGAAGTTGATGCCTGCCCAATCAGGGCTATGAAGTTCTCTGTGTCCCCTGTTGTGCGTGTTGCCGTTCAGTGCAAGGTGGCATCTGATCTTCCTAAGCTTGTTGAGGGTTTGAAGCGGCTGGCGAAGTCTGACCCTATGGTTCTCTGTAGCATTGAAGAGTCTGGTGAGCATATCATTGCTGGAGCTGGTGAGCTTCACCTTGAAATCTGTTTGAAGGATCTGCAGGAGGACTTCATGGGTGGTGCTGAAATTATTGTCTCACCTCCTGTTGTCTCCTTCCGTGAGACTGTTCTGGAGAAGTCCTGCCGCACAGTTATGAGCAAGTCCCCGAACAAGCACAACCGTCTTTACATGGAGGCTCGCCCATTGGAGGAGGGACTGGCTGAGGCCATTGATGATGGCCGCATTGGCCCACGTGATGATCCTAAGGTGCGCTCTAAGATCCTATCTGAGGAGTTTGGCTGGGACAAGGATCTTGCCAAGAAGATTTGGTGCTTTGGACCTGAGACGACTGGCCCCAACATGGTTGTCGACATGTGTAAGGGAGTGCAGTATCTGAATGAAATCAAGGACTCTGTTGTGGCTGGGTTCCAGTGGGCATCGAAAGAAGGTGCTTTGGCTGAGGAGAACATGCGTGGCATCTGCTTTGAGGTCTGTGATGTTGTTCTGCACACTGATGCTATTCACAGGGGTGGTGGCCAGGTCATCCCAACAGCCAGGAGGGTCATTTATGCTTCTCAGCTCACTGCTAAGCCAAGGCTGCTGGAGCCTGTGTACCTGGTTGAGATCCAGGCCCCGGAGAATGCACTTGGCGGTATCTATGGTGTTCTGAATCAGAAGAGAGGGCACGTGTTTGAGGAGATGCAGAGGCCTGGTACCCCGCTGTACAACATCAAGGCTTACCTCCCGGTCATCGAGTCGTTCGGGTTCTCAAGTACCCTCAGGGCTGCGACATCTGGCCAGGCTTTCCCCCAGTGTGTGTTCGATCACTGGGACAT comes from Triticum aestivum cultivar Chinese Spring chromosome 5B, IWGSC CS RefSeq v2.1, whole genome shotgun sequence and encodes:
- the LOC123114121 gene encoding elongation factor 2, yielding MVKFTAEELRGIMDKKNNIRNMSVIAHVDHGKSTLTDSLVAAAGIIAQEVAGDVRMTDTRADEAERGITIKSTGISLFYQMTPESLEMYKGDRDGDEYLINLIDSPGHVDFSSEVTAALRITDGALVVVDCIEGVCVQTETVLRQALGERIRPVLTVNKMDRCFLELQVEGEEAYQTFSRVIENANVIMATYEDVLLGDVQVYPEKGTVAFSAGLHGWAFTLTNFAKMYASKFGVDEAKMMERLWGENFFDPATKKWTSKNTGTATCKRGFVQFCYEPIKQIIATCMNDQKDKLWPMLKKLGVTMKNDEKDLMGKALMKRVMQTWLPASRALLEMMIFHLPSPSKAQRYRVENLYEGPLDDIYANAIRNCDPEGPLMLYVSKMIPASDKGRFFAFGRVFAGRVATGMKVRIMGPNFVPGQKKDLYVKSVQRTVIWMGKKQESVEDVPCGNTVALVGLDQFITKNATLTNEKEVDACPIRAMKFSVSPVVRVAVQCKVASDLPKLVEGLKRLAKSDPMVLCSIEESGEHIIAGAGELHLEICLKDLQEDFMGGAEIIVSPPVVSFRETVLEKSCRTVMSKSPNKHNRLYMEARPLEEGLAEAIDDGRIGPRDDPKVRSKILSEEFGWDKDLAKKIWCFGPETTGPNMVVDMCKGVQYLNEIKDSVVAGFQWASKEGALAEENMRGICFEVCDVVLHTDAIHRGGGQVIPTARRVIYASQLTAKPRLLEPVYLVEIQAPENALGGIYGVLNQKRGHVFEEMQRPGTPLYNIKAYLPVIESFGFSSTLRAATSGQAFPQCVFDHWDIMSSDPLEAGSQSATLVTEIRKRKGLKEQMTPLSDFEDKL